The following are encoded together in the Malaya genurostris strain Urasoe2022 chromosome 3, Malgen_1.1, whole genome shotgun sequence genome:
- the LOC131436313 gene encoding protein extra-macrochaetae: protein MKAITAVCATGASVPAIAGGRVQRHRDGENAEIQMYLSKLKDLVPFMPKNRKISKLEVIQNVIDYICDLQNALESHPAVNTFDPVQALASQQCPLEPMESMPVGPRQPLGVRSSPNTILANGVPASSASSSPASGTSSTSSSNSEAANMIKEMST, encoded by the exons ATGAAGGCCATCACAGCGGTGTGTGCAACTGGCGCCTCAGTACCGGCGATTGCCGGTGGCCGAGTGCAACGGCACCGGGATGGTGAAAATGCCGAGATCCAGATGTATCTGTCGAAGCTGAAGGATCTGGTTCCGTTTATGCCGAAAAATCGGAAGATTTCGAAGCTGGAAGTCATCCAGAACGTGATCGACTACATCTGTGACTTGCAGAACGCGCTGGAATCGCATCCGGCGGTGAATACGTTCGATCCGGTGCAGGCCCTGGCCAGTCAGCAGTGTCCGCTGGAACCGATGGAATCGATGCCCGTTGGTCCCCGGCAACCGTTGGGTGTACGATCGAGCCCGAACACTATCCTGGCCAACGGTGTTCCCGCCAGTTCCGCTTCCAGCAGTCCCGCCAGTGGAACTAGCAGTACCAGTAGCAGTAACAGTGAGGCAGCCAACATG ATCAAAGAAATGTCGACGTGA